A part of Alkalinema sp. FACHB-956 genomic DNA contains:
- a CDS encoding alternative oxidase — protein sequence MIRFLVSILVFVMNTVYRNRPIQRFYVLETVARVPYFSYLSVLHLYETIGWWRKADWLKVHFAESWNELHHLLIMEELGGADVWIDRFLARHVALLYYWIIVVIYVLSPRSAYHFMELVEQHAYRTYDHYLKDCEAELKAAPAPQIAISYYRDGDLYMFDEFQTGYKPAERRPKVDNLYDVFVNIRDDESEHVKTMVACQRSDAQTTFKSPHTSTALPAN from the coding sequence ATGATTCGCTTTCTCGTGAGTATTTTGGTTTTTGTGATGAATACGGTCTACCGCAATCGACCGATCCAGCGGTTCTATGTGCTGGAAACGGTGGCGCGGGTGCCCTATTTTTCCTATCTCTCTGTCCTGCACCTGTATGAAACCATTGGCTGGTGGCGCAAAGCTGACTGGTTGAAAGTCCATTTTGCAGAGTCGTGGAATGAACTGCACCACCTGCTGATTATGGAAGAGTTGGGCGGTGCGGATGTCTGGATCGATCGCTTCTTGGCTCGCCATGTGGCGCTTTTGTACTACTGGATTATTGTGGTGATTTATGTCCTGTCACCGCGATCGGCTTACCACTTCATGGAATTGGTGGAACAACATGCCTATCGCACCTACGACCACTACCTGAAGGATTGCGAGGCCGAACTCAAGGCAGCCCCTGCTCCCCAAATCGCCATCAGCTATTACCGCGATGGGGATCTGTACATGTTCGACGAGTTCCAAACTGGGTACAAACCCGCCGAACGTCGTCCCAAGGTGGACAACCTCTACGATGTGTTTGTCAACATTAGAGATGACGAATCGGAACATGTCAAAACCATGGTGGCCTGCCAACGCTCCGATGCCCAAACCACCTTCAAGAGTCCTCACACTTCAACCGCCTTACCCGCCAACTAA